The DNA sequence CTGACTTTGGTCTCAACTTATGTGGCTAGTCAAGGCCAAGCAATTATTTAACCCTCAAACCCACCATAGTTGAGTTAACCGTTACAAGACCTTACCATGGTCGAGTTAATCAATTATCAGGCCTCACCATGGTTAAGTTAGCCGTTATCAGTCAGGATAGCTCAGCCATAATGAAGGACAAACCTCCAATAGGACGTTCGTCCACATCAGCACAAGCAAGGCCCTTGACCAATGAGGAGGACTTACGCTGCCTATATAAGGAATTCTTAGCTACATTCACGGGTAAGTCTCTCAATCGGCTGGATACCCTACGTAAGAATATTAATATCAGGGCTTGACTTTGGCATCGGAGCTTCCTCTCAAATCCGGGCTTTATTATATGTGTTGTGTGAGTCCGTGTCACGTGGAATCATGCATGCAACAGTACTTGTGCTTATCATGTCATCATGTTGGTGTTACAATGTAGCATCGGACAGATACCATCGGTCCACATATGTTTGTCAACTTTGCTTTCGCCCTCAAATTCTATAACCCTGCCAATTATCTGGATCCCGAGGTAAGCCTTCTTCTTGCTACCATCCACCCCTTCTCACTGGGTTTGAGTTCATGCTGGGATATAGTAGTAGATATCAGAAACCACATTTGGAAACACAACACACTTTCTGATATCAGtccccctattttttttattgccaTCTAATGATCATGGTTTTACCTACCAGGTTGAGTTCAATAGAAAGATACATGCTTTTCGTAGAGTGAGATGCCAATATGCGTCCTTGTTACAGATTTTCGTGGTTCTAGGTCTCTTTTATTAGGTTGAGTTCCCCTTGGAGCTCTTTCCTGCTGAGGGTCATGCCAAAAGTAAGATAGTTGCTTTCATGCTGATGGTCATGCCAAAGGTAAAATAGTTGCTTTTAGACCCTCTTTCTATTCCCGGTGTTGTCATTTTTTCGTTATATactatatttcttcttttttcattattaatataattttcgAATCctctagtgaaaaaaaaaaaaaaaaaaagatacatgCTTCCACTAAAAGGCTGCTGTTaacactaagggcccgtttggtatcgtttctgttccagaaacgccgtttcgtgtcaaaaatgaaaatttcagtttctgtgccAAAAcgtagtttttaaacgaaaaaatggtgtttcaaaatttcagaaccCAAAccggaaatttttttttttttctaaaatggaacgaaactaggaagacggaactccattttggagttccgtccaatctcgttttttcagttttttttttcactttttgttccaaaaaaatagaaacggaccataagtgcaccaaacagaagattccattttttcgttccactagaacgaaaaaactccagaaacgtttttttaaaacgataccaaacggagcctaaccGTCAGAGCTTCTTCGTCAGAGATTCAATGCCTTTGTTGGATTCCCTTTGATAGAGATAAAAGGGTTTGCAACGAATAAATAACAGACCTAACTAATTTCACTTTTGTTTGAGGTTTTTGCAAAGAAGTATAAAATAgtaaattttccctttttcacGGATAATTTAGCCATTTAATAAACTCTAACCCACTGGCATCATCACTTAAAAGGGGGCGACTAACAAAGTGGATCTATTGTTACAAATTTATGAAAATGGGGAGGTATgtgatattttttcaaaacgTGGGGGTTATGTGTAATACGAACTATTTACAGGGTAAGTACAAGAAATTTCCCCTTTAGAAAGCGTGACATAAGCGTCATAATCAGTACGGTTGGTCCGGTTTTGGTGTATTACTAAGTCAACCCGAAATCAAACCATTAAGAAAGATTTTGGTTTCGATTAGTTTCAGTTTTGGTCTGATTCTTATCAGCTTTTACTAATAATTGGCTTACCATCGCATATGGTCTGGTCTAATATTAGGTTTACATATGACCAGGACATTAATAGGAAAATATTGGGTTTTGAGGTTTTCAGTTTCTTATCACGTTACCATCGATCTAGTCTTGATTTATTATCGGATTTTGTCAAGCTTCGGATTGGTGAATTCAGTCGATctaatttggtttgatttctataaACCGAATCTGAAACCAACCCAATGtggttcgattcgatttggtCCAAGCTGAACTTCAACACCCTtagatttattttataattgaaAAATCATCTGCAGCCACTGTATTGGTGCAGTAAACATCAGGTGGTTGGGATTCCCTTGAGGTGTGTGCCCAGATGCTCTCAATCATCAAATATTCACAATGCTACACCGTTCActacagaggatgtggactccttCAAACCACACTTCAGTGAGTCATCCATTGACCCATCCGGTTCTagattaaaaccctaaaataacaAATCCACTTCTTTCTTAGAGTAACCTGCaattctttctttgatttgattccaATTGATTTCTTACTTTGTAGGAGCAGAGATTAATCATGGGAGTGCTGCTGCAACTTGCAAGAAAGGGCCTTAATGCGGTTTCCATCATCCCCATTAAGCTTTTCTGGTTAGGTacataaagaaaaaattatcttCAGAATTTCATCCATATACTTAGGTAAGAAGAGTTGCCACCAAGGCGGGAGAACAAACGCGAACGcgaaattcttcaatccttaatTTCTAGCTACTCAGTTTTTCTCTGACAAATTGTGGCAGTTACCTCTAAATTATCAAAATATTCCCTGGACTGGCCAGCTCTGTCATTCACATTAAGatctttcctttttccctcttcATTAACATCCTTCAATTCTACATTTAATTAGGTTCTATATTTGGACAATTCTCAATTATATATCTCATGTCCTCTGGCCTTGGTGTTTACATCCCATTCTTTGTTTAACTTTATAGCGTAAATGGCTTTCATGGAGACTTTGTTATCTCTAATCTTTCTCCTCTTAAGTTCATTACTGCTACATTCTGTTGCTGTTCATGAAAGTCCTGAGTCCATCACTCTAAGCCTCATTCACCCATTTTCTGTCCACTCACCATTCTATCCAGGGAAGAACGTAACAGATGTGGAGAAGATTAATCTACTTATTCAAGCCACAGAAGCTCGTATGCATCATCTATTCCCAACCACAACAAAGAGGCAAGGAAAGTACTGGAATGGTAGCAGCGAGGTTGATGACATAGGGGCACTAGTGCAATATATTAATGCCTACTATGTAGCCAAGGTGGGTATCGGTTCATTTCAACCTGCCCTAAAGTGGCTTGCTTATTACTTGATCATGGACACTGGAAGTCAAATTACTTGGGTACAATGTGAAGGTTGCAATCCTTGCTTTCCCCTTATACAAACACCCAATTTCCCATTCTCAAGATCCCAGAGTTACAGGTCCATTCCTTGTGGTCACAAAGACTGTCCAACTCAAAGACAGGATTGCTATGGATCATCCTGTGGATTCAGCATACTCTACGGTGGTAACCATGGGCCCATAACGAGAGGAACCATTGCAAGAGAGACATTAACCTTTACTTCTGATATTCCTGGAGTTACGGAATCTCGTAACAATTTATTCTTGTCTTGTGCCTTACAAAATCACAACTATGGCTATTCACAACAGAATAAAGTTGctggggttttgggcttaggggcTGGAGGCCATGGAACTCCTCCCTTATGGAGTCAAGTATCAAAAAAACGCTTCTCTTATTGCTTATTTACCTTTGAACACACTAGTTCTCAGTTACATATCGGAGAAGGTGCACGGATGGTAGGACCACAAGTTGTGTCTACACCATTGTTGAAGGGATCTAACCCATCACTCTACTACTTAGAATTGCAAGATATCAGCGTTGCAGGCATTCGACTTAGACTACGAGGGTTTTTCCGCTTTGGTGGTTGCGTTATCGATTCAGGAGCTCCAATGACTTCACTAGTTCCTAATGCTTATGCCATTgtgagaaatgctcttattcggTACTTCGCACAGTTTGGTATTCAACCATACAATAGTGGAAATAGACCAAGTGGTGTGCCTGAGTTTGATCTCTGTTTTCATAAGGTCCCACCTGGGTTTAGGTTTCCAACTATGACATTCCATTTCAAAGGAGCTGACCTTATTGTGCAGCCCACTGGTGTATTTGTAGTGGGGGCAAATTATATTTGTGTCGCACTAAGATCAGACGACATTACAATGCTTGGAGCTTATCAGCAAACCCAACACAAGTTCTcctatgatttggagttgggagCTCTCTTCTTTGCTCCAGAGAATTGTGGAGCCCGTGCTTAAGATTATTAATGTATTTTCTGAAATAATTTGTACTCAGAAATCAAAATAGTTTAGTCCATTTAATgactcttcttttaattttcataGTCAATTTCTCGAACTTGTGGTTTCAATAAACAACAATCAAATTGAGGAAATTTCAAGCATCTTTAGGCTTCTTTTGATTGCCATTGACGGAggtttttgttttgaaaatgtgGAAGTAGCAAGTGATGGGCTCTACAATAAAAG is a window from the Macadamia integrifolia cultivar HAES 741 chromosome 5, SCU_Mint_v3, whole genome shotgun sequence genome containing:
- the LOC122077895 gene encoding aspartic proteinase nepenthesin-1-like, yielding MAFMETLLSLIFLLLSSLLLHSVAVHESPESITLSLIHPFSVHSPFYPGKNVTDVEKINLLIQATEARMHHLFPTTTKRQGKYWNGSSEVDDIGALVQYINAYYVAKVGIGSFQPALKWLAYYLIMDTGSQITWVQCEGCNPCFPLIQTPNFPFSRSQSYRSIPCGHKDCPTQRQDCYGSSCGFSILYGGNHGPITRGTIARETLTFTSDIPGVTESRNNLFLSCALQNHNYGYSQQNKVAGVLGLGAGGHGTPPLWSQVSKKRFSYCLFTFEHTSSQLHIGEGARMVGPQVVSTPLLKGSNPSLYYLELQDISVAGIRLRLRGFFRFGGCVIDSGAPMTSLVPNAYAIVRNALIRYFAQFGIQPYNSGNRPSGVPEFDLCFHKVPPGFRFPTMTFHFKGADLIVQPTGVFVVGANYICVALRSDDITMLGAYQQTQHKFSYDLELGALFFAPENCGARA